A single region of the Fusarium fujikuroi IMI 58289 draft genome, chromosome FFUJ_chr05 genome encodes:
- a CDS encoding related to oxidoreductase gives MSAYLSLSAEPAFGARIPLSFVTDSPQEHPVSQTTSDSQPRYTPPTDLAAQDQASDSGEQHPIPSSQTVLLLHGLRQPYQITDGHPVPSTKHDHELLVRTDTIGLNPIDWKSPDYGFAIPELPYISGREASGTVVLAPQTPSRIKSGDKVIVISTDYRDLRKATYQQYVVASDFNVVRIPKEITIKQGATLGVAYVAAALSLGICLGVDFTSVQDGPNILNLVREVPEEALPEDIRGECLNSILPNEGAKAGDWIAIWGGSSTSAVLAVQLARLVGLKVALVVDNAKHGVRISENPVLRPDLLVDSHDPERAVAVLRANTKGKLRFGIDTRGKDTAEVLLRALGPEELHRSAANVTSPPSTPPAEPIVPAHLVGMSGLPKTGQSAGVIFHTIPFKLYHEVPEVGEVLSRWLERLLSSRALVPPRIIDVEDGLHNVNRGLDRMRKGEISGGKLVVDLKTNQ, from the exons atgagcGCATACCTCTCCCTTTCGGCCGAACCGGCTTTCGGAGCACGGATACCACTATCATTCGTAACGGATTCGCCGCAGGAACATCCCGTGTCTCAGACAACATCAGACTCTCAGCCTCGATATACACCACCTACCGATTTAGCAGCACAAGACCAAGCAAGCGATTCTGGAGAGCAACATCCCATACCATCTTCTCAGACAGTTTTGTTATTACATGGCTTACGGCAACCATACCAAATTACCGACGGGCACCCAGTCCCTAGCACAAAACACGACCATGAGCTGCTAGTCCGCACTGATACTATTGGACTGAATCCCATCGACTGGAAGTCACC TGACTACGGTTTTGCCATCCCTGAGTTACCGTACATCTCCGGCCGCGAAGCATCAGGCACAGTCGTCCTCGCCCCCCAGACCCCCTCAAGAATCAAATCCGGCGACAAAGTAATCGTCATATCTACCGACTACCGCGATCTCCGCAAAGCAACATACCAACAATACGTAGTCGCCTCAGACTTTAACGTCGTGAGAATTCCAAAGGAAATCACTATCAAGCAAGGCGCTACACTCGGAGTCGCATATGTAGCTGCAGCTCTGTCATTAGGAATTTGTCTCGGTGTTGATTTTACATCCGTTCAGGATGGTCCTAATATTCTCAACCTTGTGAGAGAGGTACCAGAAGAAGCACTTCCGGAAGATATTAGGGGAGAGTGCTTGAATAGTATCTTGCCGAATGAGGGTGCTAAGGCTGGCGATTGGATCGCTATCTGGGGCGgctcttcaacctcggcTGTTCTAGCTGTTCAACTAGCTCGCCTCGTTGGACTGAAGGTTGCTTTGGTTGTTGATAACGCAAAGCATGGAGTTCGAATTTCCGAGAATCCCGTTCTTCGGCCGGACTTGCTGGTTGACAGCCATGATCCCGAGCGAGCTGTTGCTGTTCTTCGTGCCAACACAAAAGGAAAACTTCGCTTCGGTATCGACACAAGAGGTAAAGATACAGCTGAAGTGTTACTACGCGCTCTTGGCCCTGAAGAACTTCATCGAAGTGCGGCGAATGTCACTTCACCGCCTAGCACTCCGCCCGCTGAGCCTATAGTGCCCGCTCATCTCGTCGGTATGAGTGGTCTCCCCAAAACGGGCCAGTCAGCAGGTGTTATCTTCCATACTATCCCTTTCAAACTGTATCACGAAGTACCGGAGGTTGGTGAAGTGCTATCGAGATGGCTGGAGAGATTATTGTCAAGTCGTGCGCTTGTACCACCCAGAATTATCGATGTCGAGGATGGTCTGCATAACGTGAACAGGGGGCTGGATAGGATGAGGAAAGGGGAGATTAGTGGAGGAAAGCTGGTGGTTGACTTGAAGACGAACCAATAG
- a CDS encoding related to hydrolases or acyltransferases (alpha/beta hydrolase superfamily) has product MSVQAVRNRSTSSTQRLLSTSSLTHQTFRLSDGRTLGFAEFGKQDGKPVFYFHGYPSCRLEAQPIDGIAQRCGVRLIALDRPGFGLSTFKPGYQILDWPTDVMEFAQAHEIPQFSVFGLSGGGPFALACAYALPKRTVTSVGLFATAPHWAAGTKHVEYYRRFFKVWAEYSPSTLRGALYMLYLSIRWVVLSGPVSRRLNNWLEAERKKEESESGESKPKSMSLEELVDMVLDEPFRQGADAAVHEMNLLTSQDWGFDLEKVQYGDIQMWHGKKDVNAPIQMIRYMAERIRGSELHEFEDETHYTMYKHFEPALRKLVE; this is encoded by the coding sequence ATGTCGGTTCAGGCGGTTCGGAACCGCTCGACGTCCTCAACTCAACGTTTACTCTCTACATCTTCCCTAACCCACCAAACCTTTCGCCTCTCGGATGGCCGAACACTAGGCTTTGCAGAATTCGGAAAACAAGATGGCAAGCCTGTGTTTTACTTCCATGGATATCCTTCCTGCAGACTTGAAGCTCAGCCTATTGATGGGATTGCTCAACGCTGTGGTGTTCGTCTCATAGCTCTCGACAGACCCGGCTTCGGCCTGTCGACATTTAAACCTGGGTATCAGATCTTGGATTGGCCAACTGATGTGATGGAGTTTGCCCAAGCACATGAAATTCCTCAATTTTCTGTTTTCGGTCTCTCGGGCGGCGGTCCGTTCGCTTTAGCTTGTGCTTACGCGTTGCCAAAGCGTACGGTGACCAGCGTGGGACTCTTTGCAACTGCACCGCATTGGGCGGCTGGTACGAAGCACGTTGAATATTACCGTCGATTCTTCAAAGTCTGGGCAGAGTATTCTCCATCGACTCTTCGGGGAGCGTTATACATGCTGTACCTATCTATCAGATGGGTTGTCCTATCCGGCCCCGTGTCCAGAAGACTCAATAATTGGCTTGAAGCTGAACGCAAGAAAGAGGAATCTGAGAGTGGGGAGTCGAAACCAAAGTCCATGAGCTTAGAAGAGTTGGTAGATATGGTTCTCGACGAGCCATTTCGCCAGGGAGCTGACGCTGCTGTGCACGAGATGAATCTCCTCACGTCGCAGGATTGGGggtttgatcttgagaaggtTCAGTATGGTGATATTCAGATGTGGCATGGGAAGAAGGACGTGAATGCACCTATTCAGATGATTCGGTATATGGCGGAGCGCATACGAGGCAGCGAATTGCATGAGTTTGAGGATGAGACTCATTACACTATGTATAAGCACTTTGAACCAGCGTTGCGGAAATTGGTAGAATAA
- a CDS encoding related to 6-hydroxy-D-nicotine oxidase has protein sequence MPAQIKGIELLQCEYVVPDNDAPQLPRWSDTHIEHPALTVTPKTEQDVKDAISIAKENKLTIVAAGGGHGTFVSVDSASLYLDMKLFKKIELNKDEGTVKIGGGVIVGEVLKTLADEGYYTPIPNSDAVGFVGCMLGGGNSAQTGLHGWMVDNMVSFRLVASSGDVVEVNSSSKDKEQALFNVLCGAGHGLGVVTELTVSAFSLSSINMDDDKIWTRSLIFPAPALDVAIKTFLSLSHPPAEGYMSLAFARSPPGTPAAGSPIIILGYQYFGPAEQAEKATALLFQDDIVSKTVVANTELLLFENINAKMNIYNSHHGHKTIASCRLHKTTAEAIKAGFNKWRIATEDYPDAQQSSLIISSYNTDKTSAIKDEKFVEGRDRNINAFMVMVAKEDKTREAFGPILDDVVAGFRKIDEGRVPRSFPNNLRPGKDLSDMYDEERLEVLRDVKKTWDAEGVFWSPYFKTF, from the coding sequence ATGCCTGCTCAAATAAAGGGTATTGAACTGCTTCAATGCGAATATGTCGTCCCTGACAATGATGCACCGCAACTCCCTCGCTGGTCCGACACACACATCGAACATCCTGCTCTGACAGTCACTCCAAAGACTGAGCAAGATGTGAAAGATGCCATTAGCATCGCGAAGGAGAACAAGCTCACAATCGTTGCTGCTGGCGGAGGCCATGGAACGTTTGTCAGCGTGGACTCAGCATCTCTGTACCTTGacatgaagctcttcaagaagattgaaCTGAACAAGGATGAAGGAACTGTGAAGATTGGTGGGGGTGTAATCGTCGGAGAGGTACTGAAGACTTTGGCAGACGAGGGCTACTACACCCCCATTCCCAACTCTGATGCTGTTGGCTTTGTGGGATGTATGCTTGGGGGCGGAAACAGTGCTCAAACTGGCCTTCATGGATGGATGGTAGACAACATGGTTTCGTTCCGGCTTGTTGCTTCTTCaggcgatgttgttgaagtcaattcttcttcaaagGACAAGGAACAAGCTCTCTTTAACGTTCTTTGCGGCGCGGGTCATGGACTCGGCGTCGTCACTGAGCTGACTGTCTCTGCCTTTTCACTTTCCAGTATCAACATGGATGACGACAAGATCTGGACGCGGTCACTTATCTTTCCTGCTCCAGCACTAGACGTCGCTATCAAGACTTTTCTGAGTTTGAGCCACCCTCCAGCAGAAGGATACATGAGCTTGGCCTTTGCACGAAGTCCTCCTGGTACTCCAGCAGCTGGATCTCCCATCATAATTCTGGGATACCAGTATTTTGGTCCTGCCGAGCAGGCTGAGAAAGCAACGGCCTTGCTTTTCCAGGATGACATCGTCAGCAAGACTGTCGTGGCAAACACAGAGCTGTTACTATTTGAGAATATCAATGCCAAGATGAACATCTACAACTCTCACCACGGCCACAAAACGATAGCATCCTGCCGTCTTCACAAAACCACAGCCGAAGCCATAAAAGCTGGCTTCAACAAATGGCGCATCGCAACGGAGGATTATCCAGATGCTCAACAATCAAgcctcatcatctcatcttacAACACCGACAAGACTTCAGCGATAAAAGATGAGAAGTTCGTGGAGGGCAGGGATAGAAACATCAATGCGTttatggtgatggtggcCAAGGAGGATAAGACACGAGAGGCGTTTGGGCCAATTctagatgatgttgttgcggGATTCAGGAAGATTGATGAGGGGAGAGTGCCGAGAAGTTTCCCGAATAATTTGAGGCCTGGAAAGGACTTGAGTGATATGTATGATGAGGAGAGGTTGGAGGTTTTGAGGGATGTGAAGAAGACTTGGGATGCTGAAGGCGTATTTTGGTCGCCTTACTTCAAGACCTTTTAA
- a CDS encoding related to aerobactin siderophore biosynthesis protein iucB yields the protein MAPQVIRLPDGQTFTVTPVFAGLGFKSHELNTHHNAFPVGWTVVLNTESDDGSDDDTEKQDVESRENGVALDGKAKRQIHSFAKPTLQGDNLFISSIANPSSSEFKPAASPTRQIAMMLWITLYWYFHQPEPAPQVPAQAAAKTPQAAKPRGEWRINIKRDGVLRGRNLIPKLERMGLITSGSSAVGTSLDDNGEDWSDMFVSRRMFWQLPGRLFLFSLQPNKAGANYDSVPGSPIGSRPNSPLPMEPPSPFHKTFQRHSPHSSLNRIDHDLPGGPTPTSMVNPPSFPIGPFFSSSHLPTYYPPAPLQYIFTNNIRHPMRPKPPRMGEVFYTRFVPSVNQYLSFRVASISPNPVPYLGPVGPKPPEQSHLSTMNDAALLEMWMKKPRVSAFWGEYDEQFLTKSLNQANSFPVIGQWDGVPFGYFEIYWVKEDILGQHLGSDAADWDRGLHVFIGEEWARGRVPIWLTGLVHWCLTSDYRTMSICLEPRVDNARFLQGLEFTGFSREKQISFPHKQSWLVRLRREQWEGPAL from the exons ATGGCTCCCCAGGTCATTCGCCTGCCAGACGGACAGACCTTTACTGTCACACCCGTCTTTGCAGGTCTCGGCTTCAAGAGCCATGAGTTGAACACGCATCATAATGCGTTTCCTGTGGGGTGGACTGTTGTGCTGAACACGGAGAGCGATGATGGATCTGATGATGATACTGAGAAGCAGGATGTTGAGAGTAGAGAGAACGGTGTTGCGCTGGATGGGAAAGCGAAGAGGCAGATTCACTCTTTCGCTAAACCGACGCTGCAGGGCGATAACCTCTTCATCTCGTCCATCGCGAACCCTTCGAGCTCCGAGTTTAAACCCGCTGCGAGTCCCACAAGACAGATTGCCATGATGCTGTGGATTACACTGTACTGGTACTTTCACCAGCCCGAGCCAGCGCCGCAAGTTCCTGCTCAAGCAGCGGCAAAGACGCCTCAAGCTGCGAAACCTCGTGGTGAATGGCGAATCAACATCAAGCGCGATGGAGTGCTCCGAGGTCGGAATTTGATCCCCAAGCTTGAACGCATGGGACTTATAACGTCGGGGAGCAGTGCTGTTGGAACGAGTTTGGATGATAATGGGGAGGATTGGTCTGATATGTTTGTCTCGAGACGCATGTTTTGGCAACTCCCCGGTCggctttttctcttctctttacAGCCTAACAAAGCTGGTGCGAATTATGATTCTGTCCCCGGATCACCTATTGGGAGTCGCCCGAATTCACCTTTACCAATGGAACCACCATCGCCGTTCCACAAGACTTTCCAGCGCCATTCGCCGCATTCATCTCTGAACCGAATAGATCATGATCTTCCTGGTGGACCAACTCCAACATCGATGGTGAACCCGCCAAGCTTCCCTATTGGACCTTTCTTTTCGAGCTCTCATCTTCCGACCTACTACCCGCCTGCTCCTCTTCAATACATCTTTACGAATAATATCCGTCACCCTATGAGACCCAAGCCACCTAGGATGGGCGAAGTCTTCTACACGAGATTTGTCCCGAGTGTTAACCAGTACCTTTCGTTCCGAGTTGCTTCCATTTCACCCAACCCTGTACCTTACCTTGGACCCGTCGGACCCAAACCTCCTGAACAATCTCATCTTAGTACGATGAATGATGCGGCTTTGTTGGAGATgtggatgaagaagcctcGAGTGAGTGCCTTCTGGGGCGAGTATGATGAACAATTCCTCACCAAATCACTAAACCAAGCCAACTCGTTCCCTGTAATTGGACAATGGGACGGCGTGCCATTTGGCTACTTTGAGATTTACTGGGTCAAAGAGGACATCCTCGGCCAGCACCTGGGCAGCGATGCGGCAGATTGGGATAGAGGCCTTCACGTGTTCATTGGAGAAGAATGGGCAAGAGGACGGGTTCCAATCTGGCTGACCGGATTGGTACATTGGTGCCTGACATCTGATTATCGAACAATGAGTATATGCCTTGAGCCGAGAGTGGACAATGCGAG GTTCCTGCAGGGTCTAGAGTTTACGGGATTTTCACGTGAGAAGCAGATTTCGTTCCCGCATAaacagtcttggcttgtTAGACTGCGTCGTGAGCAGTGGGAAGGACCGGCGCTTTGA
- a CDS encoding related to COQ2-para-hydroxybenzoate--polyprenyltransferase has protein sequence MNHALRRAALGVSPALRASRPHTQFASHQLPALYRCETKQTAFRRAFTTTRCLNQEAATADSQEETARKEELSEKARKRDMKKVTSGASAQTLENDRPWHRVDSEAEKDPDIPDKTEMKKGRLLTTPTRLLKLILPMPFHPEQEHVNRPVQQDVEDKGETVEPLALLVHPHQPLSYLERLIQAEIPPVQYKGREKLPDIVFRAEADQEEQHGKKEDKKNSSGNVASYSGLGHEGPSRKEANWVRWSGSTEIGDFIRDAARGREFAIDVEGFDKELRVAVPSFRDRTYYMRMNLRRMSRDIEGMSKVKNECDALAHKGAHRLAQGGFAALAGWWGVVYYVTFHTQWGWDLVEPVTYLAGLTTVMGAYLWFLYISRDLSYKAAMKVTVSKRQAALYQERGFDQNRWEQLVHEANQLRKEIKVVASEYDVDWDEKKDLGGEQVRKVLEEEQKGRDGTKMTEGKDDEESGSTEEVKKKKQ, from the exons ATGAATCACGCTTTGAGGCGCGCTGCGCTTGGAGTTTCTCCTGCTTTACGAGCATCACGACCACATACACAATTTGCTTCCCATCAATTACCAGCGTTGTACAGATGCGAAACGAAACAAACAGCTTTTAGACGCGCTTTCACAACAACAAGATGTCTCAACCAAGAGGCTGCTACTGCTGATTCGCAAGAGGAGACAGCGCGAAAAGAAGAGTTGAGTGAAAAGGCACGCAAGAGGGATATGAAGAAGGTCACATCTGGTGCCAGCGCTCAGACCTTGGAGAATGACCGACCATGGCATAGAGTGGACTcggaggctgagaaggatcCCGACATACCTGACAAGACGGAAATGAAGAAGG GACGTCTATTGACAACCCCAACGCGTCTACTGAAGCTCATCCTACCAATGCCTTTTCATCCCGAGCAAGAACACGTCAACAGACCAGTGCAACAAGACGTCGAAGACAAAGGTGAAACAGTTGAGCCATTAGCTCTTCTCGtgcatcctcatcaacctctttcTTACCTCGAGCGATTGATTCAAGCCGAAATACCTCCAGTCCAGTACAAGGGCCGCGAGAAGCTACCCGACATCGTTTTCCGAGCCGAAGCCGACCAGGAAGAACAGCATGGAAAgaaggaagacaagaagaacagtAGCGGTAATGTTGCGTCATACTctggtcttggccatgaaGGTCCCTCCCGTAAAGAGGCGAACTGGGTGCGATGGAGTGGCAGCACCGAGATCGGAGACTTTATTCGAGATGCTGCTCGCGGTCGAGAGTTTGctattgatgttgagggCTTCGACAAGGAACTTCGAGTGGCAGTGCCCAGTTTCAGAGACCGAACCTACTACATGCGCATGAACTTGAGACGCATGTCACGCGACATTGAAGGAATgtcaaaggtcaagaacgaATGCGACGCACTCGCGCACAAAGGAGCTCATCGACTGGCACAAGGTGGCTTTGCTGCATTGGCTGGATGGTGGGGAGTTGTCTACTATGTCACTTTCCACACACAGTGGGGCTGGGATCTGGTCGAGCCCGTTACGTATCTCGCTGGTCTGACAACTGTCATGGGCGCTTATCTCTGGTTCCTCTACATCAGCCGCGATCTAAGCTACAAGGCGGCCATGAAGGTGACGGTTTCAAAGCGACAAGCTGCACTCTACCAAGAACGAGGATTTGATCAGAATCGATGGGAGCAGTTGGTTCACGAGGCTAACCAACTTCGAAAAGAGATCAAGGTCGTGGCTAGTGAATACGATGTTGAttgggatgagaagaaggatttGGGGGGTGAGCAGGTACGAAAGGTtctcgaggaggagcagaagggCCGGGACGGTACCAAGATGACTGAGGGCAAAGACGACGAGGAATCGGGATCGACcgaagaggtcaagaagaagaagcagtaa
- a CDS encoding probable MVD1-mevalonate pyrophosphate decarboxylase encodes MSDTKVYRASTTAPVNIAVVKYWGKRDAKLNLPTNSSLSVTLSQADLRTLTTASCSSTFTDGDSLTLNGESSDISGARTQACFRELRSRRAALEAADSSLPKLSTYPLKLVSENNFPTAAGLASSAAGFAALVQAIALLYELPDSPSDLSLVARQGSGSACRSLFGGYVAWRMGEKEDGSDSKADLVAPASHWPDMRALILVVSAAKKGVSSTSGMQQTVATSGLFKERIANVVPANMTAMEEAIKNKDFPKFAEVTMRDSNSFHATCADTYPPIFYMNDVSRAAIRAVEYINEKAGRTIAAYTFDAGPNCVVYYEEKDADIVVGTFYQALQGVGGFKEGAASAKSSVELESALASTLKEGVSRVISTGVGEGPIKTDEFLVGEDGQAVRR; translated from the exons ATGTCCGATACCAAGGTCTACCGCGCCAGCACGACTGCGCCTGTCAACATCGCCGTTGTCAA ATACTGGGGAAAGCGCGATGCTAAGCTCAACCTCCCTACCAACAGCTCCCTCTCCGTAACCCTCTCGCAAGCCGATCTCCGAACCCTCACAACAGCCTCGTGCTCGAGCACCTTCACCGATGGCGACAGCCTCACTCTCAACGGAGAGTCCTCCGACATCTCTGGCGCCCGAACCCAAGCTTGCTTCCGCGAGCTTCGATCTCGCCGTGCCGCTCTCGAGGCCGCCGACTCTTCGCTCCCCAAGCTGTCTACATATCCCCTGAAGCTTGTCTCCGAGAACAACTTCCCCACTGCTGCTGGCCTTGCTTCCTCAGCTGCTGGTTTCGCTGCGCTCGTCCAGGCTATCGCTCTTCTGTATGAGCTTCCCGACTCGCCTTCTGATCTTTCACTCGTCGCTAGACAAGGCTCTGGATCTGCTTGCCGCAGTCTGTTCGGTGGATATGTTGCGTGGAGAATGGGCGAGAAGGAGGATGGAAGCGATTCCAAGGCCGACCTTGTCGCTCCCGCTTCACACTGGCCTGACATGCGAGCTCTGATCCTCGTTGTCAGCGCCGCCAAGAAGGGTGTCTCTTCCACCTCTGGCATGCAGCAGACCGTTGCTACATCTGGTCTCTTCAAGGAGAGAATAGCAAACGTTGTCCCCGCCAACATGACCGCTATGGAGGAGGctatcaagaacaaggactTTCCCAAGTTCGCCGAGGTCACCATGCGCGACTCCAACTCTTTCCACGCTACTTGCGCCGACACCTACCCTCCCATCTTCTACATGAACGACGTTTCCCGCGCCGCCATTCGTGCTGTTGAGTACATCAACGAGAAGGCCGGCAGGACCATTGCGGCTTACACCTTCGATGCTGGTCCCAACTGTGTTGTCTACTACGAGGAGAAGGACGCTGATATCGTTGTCGGTACTTTCTACCAAGCGCTCCAGGGTGTTGGCGGCTTCAAGGAGGGTGCTGCTAGCGCCAAGTCTAgcgttgagcttgagagtgCTCTGGCTTCTACTTTGAAGGAGGGCGTGAGCAGAGTCATTTCCACTGGTGTTGGAGAGGGTCCTATCAAGACTGATGAGTTCCTTGTCGGAGAGGACGGTCAAGCTGTTCGACGATAG
- a CDS encoding related to CYT2-holocytochrome-c1 synthase, whose protein sequence is MADKDACPVDHKSREAWLAQAREAEAAKAKAAGCPVDHTAQAQSKSWSQTFSSYLPWPSSKPTPPPTQIPSNDALDTDRVVSTIPRTSGGPAACPVDHGKEPAKPANHEMETGVDPSGNWVYPSEKMFFDAMKRKGYDARVADMKTVVPIHNAVNERAWKEIKEWEAPYLKGTKCDGPKLESFANKMDRMTPTARFNTILGYTAPFDRHDWVIDRCGTRVDYVIDFYAGRPDGKGGPSFYLDVRPKLNTWEGVKMRAKKWAFLA, encoded by the exons atggCAGACAAAGACGCCTGTCCTGTCGATCACAAATCCCGCGAAGCATGGCTCGCTCAAGCCCGTGAAGCCGAAGccgcaaaagcaaaagcagcTGGATGTCCAGTCGACCACACAGCGCAAGCACAGTCCAAGTCATGGTCTCAAACATTCTCGTCATATCTCCCATGGCCCTCGAGCAAACCTACGCCGCCGCCTACGCAAATTCCTTCCAACGACGCTCTTGACACCGACCGCGTTGTATCCACGATTCCACGAACCTCTGGCGGACCTGCGGCGTGTCCGGTCGATCATGGAAAAGAACCTGCAAAGCCTGCGAATCACGAAATGGAAACAGGTGTAGATCCCTCTGGAAATTGGGTCTATCCTTCGGAGAAGATGTTTTTCGATGCGATGAAGCGAAAGGGCTACGATGCGAGGGTAGCAGACATGAAGACCGTTGTGCCGATCCACAATGCCGTTAATGAAAGAGCTTGgaaagagatcaaggagtGGGAAGCGCCGTATCTCAAGGGCACAAA ATGTGATGGCCCCAAGCTCGAATCTTTTGCCAACAAGATGGATCGCATGACTCCCACCGCTCGCTTCAATACCATACTCGGCTACACTGCGCCGTTCGACCGACACGATTGGGTCATCGACCGATGTGGTACGAGGGTTGACTACGTTATCGACTTTTACGCCGGACGACCAGACGGAAAAGGCGGACCTAGCTTCTATCTTGATGTGCGGCCGAAGTTGAATACATGGGAGGGCGTTAAGATGCGAGCCAAGAAGTGGGCGTTCCTAGCATAA
- a CDS encoding related to naringenin,2-oxoglutarate 3-dioxygenase, with product MSTTATITNTTEVSSPESADFTTISYPRIKQGNANELSALRRACEKDGFLYLDLQSANEEPTPVTQEIPLVYKAVNNFFQLDEDTKMKYDVDTIGPWKLNGYTPFGRNAGLAGDGKKHGVEGYTFPRDGICNPIVDGHTLSLPHVLQDEATLLVSVMDKLHEIGLGLLDALDQISHDARRNTSSPLAPKHLPTDPSTSCMTVQRYPSLSTDGPNAGLSAHTDVGSLTILFCGDRGLQTFNQDTHEWRSVEPRDGCAVVNVGDSLRFLSGRKFRSVVHRVAPYPGETIENRFSCAYFMRPRMDVEFEDEKGGRWKSIAWHMRKYKSYREVGNTA from the exons ATGTCAACCACAGCCACAATCACCAACACAACTGAGGTCTCTTCACCCGAGTCCGCTGACTTTACAACCATCTCGTATCCAAGGATCAAGCAAGGAAACGCCAATGAGTTGTCCGCTCTCCGAAGAGCATGTGAAAAGGACGGGTTCTTGTACCTGGATCTCCAGAGTGCTAACGAAGAGCCTACACCAGTCACCCAAGAGATACCATTGGTATATAAGGCCGTGAACAATTTCTTCCAGCTGGACGAGGATACGAAGATGAAGTATGACGTCGACACAATCGGCCCCTGGAAGCTCAATGG TTACACGCCTTTCGGGAGGAACGCGGGCCTTGCTGGAGATGGGAAGAAGCATGGCGTGGAAGGATACACT TTTCCCCGAGATGGCATATGCAACCCCATCGTAGACGGGCATACCCTCTCCCTACCACATGTACTGCAAGATGAAGCTACCCTTCTGGTCAGCGTCATGGACAAGCTCCATGAGATTGGTCTAGGACTGCTCGATGCCCTGGACCAGATCAGTCACGACGCAAGGCGCAACACAAGCTCACCACTCGCGCCCAAACATCTCCCCACGGACCCGTCAACCTCGTGCATGACCGTCCAGCGATACCCCTCCCTCTCAACCGATGGTCCCAACGCCGGCCTCAGCGCCCACACTGACGTTGGCAGCCTCACCATCCTTTTCTGTGGCGATCGCGGTCTGCAGACGTTCAACCAGGACACACACGAGTGGCGCTCCGTGGAGCCTCGCGACGGCTGCGCAGTCGTCAACGTAGGCGACTCACTCCGCTTCCTCTCGGGGAGGAAATTCCGGTCTGTGGTGCACCGTGTTGCTCCGTACCCGGGGGAGACGATTGAGAATAGGTTCTCATGCGCGTACTTTATGAGGCCAAGAATGGATGTTGAGTTTGAGGACGAAAAGGGCGGGCGGTGGAAAAGCATTGCTTGGCATATGAGGAAGTATAAGAGTTACCGTGAGGTGGGTAATACAGCTTAA